The genomic DNA CGCTTTTCTATTTTGGGCTAACCAATATGACGCAATTTTATAGGGGGAAAAATGATGAGAAAATACTTCCAATTCGAGGAACTTGGAACCAATTATCGCCGCGAATTTTTAGGCGGACTGACAACGTTTTTAGCTATGGCTTATATTTTGATTGTTAATCCGCTTGTATTGACACTCGCGGATGTTAAAAACTTTCCCGATGCCTTGAGAATGGATCACGGAGCAGTATTTGTGGCTACAGCGCTGGCAGCTGCAGTCGGTTCCATCATTATGGGACTGGTCGGTAAATACCCGATCGCGCTCGCTCCTGGGATGGGTTTAAATGCCTTTTTTGCCTATACGGTTGTTTTAGGACATAAAGTGCCGTGGCAGCATGCACTCGGAGCTGTTTTCATTTCAGGTATGTTTTTCTTGTTATTAACGATTTCCGGGCTTCGTGAAAAGATTATTAATGCGATTCCGGTTGATTTGAAACATGCAGTAGGTGCCGGTATTGGTTTGTTCATAACTTTTATCGGGCTAAGGAATGCTGGTGTTATTGTCAATAATGATGCAACTCTAGTCGGTTTAGGCGATTTATCAAACGCAAATACACTACTTGCGATTTTTGGGCTTGTAATCACTGTGATCATGATGACAAGAGGGATTAATGGAGCTGTGTTTTATGGAATGATCATTTCCGTTATAATTGGAATGATTTTTAATTTGATTGAAGTTCCGAAACATGTAGTAGGTGCAGTTCCAAGTTTGAAGCCGACATTCGGGGCCGTCTTCTCTTCCTTCAATGATCCTTCTTTCTATACAACAACAATGATAGGTATTATTCTTACGTTTTTATTTGTAGATTTCTTTGATAATGCCGGTACATTGGTAGCGGTCGCCAATCAAGCTGGTTTGATGAAAGACAACAAGCTGCCTCGTGCGGGCAGAGCATTATTTTCTGATTCGATCGCATCAATTGTAGGATCAATTTTAGGAACATCAACAACAACATCTTATATTGAGTCATCTGCAGGGGTTGCAGCCGGTGCAAAAACCGGGTTTGCTTCCTTGGTAACAGCCGGGTTTTTTATCCTTTCACTATTTTTCTTCCCGGTATTATCAGTCGTAACACCACCGGTAACGGCACCTGCTTTAATAATCGTCGGTGTTTTAATGTGTTCTTCCTTAGGAAAAATTGATTGGACTCGATTTGAAATTGCGGTACCTTCTTTCTTAACGATGATCGCAATGCCACTTTCCTACAGTATTGCCACAGGGATAGCAATAGGTTTCATTTTTTATCCTATCACGATGATGGTGAAAGGGCGCACAAAAGAAATTCATCCAATTATGTACGTGTTCTTTGTCATCTTTGTCCTTTATTTCATGTTTTTAACAGAATAATATTTGTGGGGAGTCAGAATTAAGCTGTCTCCCTTTTTTTATCTTTTTTTGTTAAGCCAAAAAATGAATGCGTTTTCTTTTTTGATTGACTTCTTTTTCGATCTTATAACATAATAGGGTTATATCGAATGCTGTCGAAAAATCGGAGGATGCGGATGCCGAGTTTAGTTGTTAAAAAGGTCTTGAATAATAATGTCATTATTGCCGAACATTCTGCATACGGAGAAGTTGTAGTTATCGGGAAAGGGATCGGTTTTAACCGGAAACAAAAGGATCTGATTGAAGCTTCGGCAGCTGAAAAACTTTTTGTTTTACGAAATGAACAAGAGCAGAAAAACTATTTAAAACTGTTGCCGTTTTTGAAGGATGATTTACAAGAAGTCATCATTTCGGCAATTGAGCTTATAAAAGCTAGAACAGACTCATCATTAAATGAACATATTCATGTAGCGCTGACAGACCATCTTATGTTTGCAATCAACAGGATTACAAAAGGAATGGAAATACGCAATCCGTTTCTTGTTGAAACTAAAGCTTTATATCCAAAAGCGTTTGGAATTGCAAAGGAAGTTATCGATTTATTCACAGAAAAGACAGGGATTCAACTGCCTGAAGGTGAGGTAGGCTTTATTGCCCTTCACATCCACAGTGCAGTGACCAATAAAGATTTGTTTGAAGTAAATCAACATTCCCAGCTTATTTCAAAACTAATTAATATGATCGAAGAACACTTGGATTGTAATATTGATAAAGAAAGTACTGACTATATGAGGCTTATCCGCCACCTCCGCTTTGCGATCGAAAGGATAAAAAATGGAGAAAAAGTTGAAGAGCCAGAAAAAATATCTTTACTCTTGAAGCAAGAATACCCTATATGCTATAATCTTGCGTGGAAGCTCATTAAGGTTATGCAGCAAACATTAAAACAACCAGTGTTTGATGCTGAAGCGGTGTATTTAACAATGCATCTGCAACGGCTTCAGAAAAAAATAAAATAGTGATTAATCTTTTACGTGTTACTGATTCGATCAGGCATGAGTAAAGAAGATAATTGATAAGATGTTTTATGGGTAAATTACCTATAGAACCTTGTCATATTATTTTCTTTTCTCATGCCTTTTAATTTTGCTCAAATGAAAACGCTTAATGGGCTAAAAAATATTGGGGGTTTTGTTATGTTTAAAAAGGCTTTTGGTGTTTTACAAAAAGTCGGTAAAGCATTGATGCTGCCTGTTGCATTACTTCCTGCAGCGGGAATCCTTCTCGCGTTGGGTTCTGCTCTCAGAAACCCGGCTTTATTAGATTTAGCCCCGTTTTTAGATAATAGCGGAGTGGATATGGTCGCTGCTGTTATGCAAAAAGCTGGGGATATTGTTTTTGGAAATCTGCCATTATTATTTGCTGTCGGTGTTGCTGTTGGACTAGCCGGTGGAGAAGGCACCGCAGGTCTTGCTGCGATTATTGGCTACCTGATTATGAATGTTACTATGGGAACAGTACTTGGCATTACCGCGAAAGATGTTAACGGTTTGAGCTATGCATATATTCTCGGTGTTCCAACTCTGCAAACGGGCGTATTCGGTGGTATTATCGTTGGTATTATTGCTGCAGCTTTATACAATAAATTCTATGAAATTGAATTGCCTTCTTATTTAGGCTTCTTTGCCGGAAAACGTTTTGTTCCGATTATCACTGCAGGGACTGCGGTTATTTTAGGTTTGATTATGATGGTTATTTGGCCGCCAATACAGTCCGGTCTAAATGCATTCTCACAAAATATGGTTCATGCGAACTTAACATTATCAGCTTTTATTTTTGGAGTAGTTGAACGGTCACTGATTCCATTTGGATTGCACCATATTTTCTATTCGCCATTCTGGTATGAGTTCGGTGAATATGTAACGAAAGCCGGTGAAGTGGTTCGCGGAGACCAACGAATTTTCATGGCGCAAATTTCTGACAATGTTCAACATCTGACTGCCGGTACATTTATGACAGGTAAATTCCCATTTATGATGTTTGGCCTTCCTGCTGCAGCATTAGCGATTTACCATGAAGCTCGTCCTGAAAAAAAAGCTGTCGTTGGAGGATTGATGGCTTCTGCGGCCCTAACATCTTTCTTAACCGGTATCACGGAGCCCATTGAATTTTCATTCTTATTCGTGGCACCTGTGTTATTTGGAATTCATGCGATTTTTGCCGGATTATCCTTTATGATCATGCATTTATTAAATGTTAAAATCGGGATGACTTTCTCAGGCGGGTTAATTGACTATATCTTGTTTGGTTTAATTAACCCACAAACACACGCATGGCGGGTAATTCCTGTTGGTCTTGTCTTTGCGGTTATTTATTACTTTGGATTCCGTTTCGCAATTCGTAAATTTAATCTGATGACACCTGGACGCGAACCAGATGAAGAAGAAATGGAAGATTCAAAAGGTGCAGCAGGGGATCTTGCATACAATATTCTTGCAGCGATGGGCGGAAAAGAAAATATTTCCCATTTAGACGCTTGTATTACTCGTCTGCGCGTATCAGTAAATGACATTAAGAAAGTAGACAAAGAACAGTTGAAAAAGCTTGGTGCGGCCGGGGTGCTTGAAGTAGGAAACAATATTCAGGCAATTTTTGGCCCTCGCTCTGAAACCATTAAAGGGCAAATGAAAGATATCATGAATGGTAAAAAACCACGAGCTGTGGAACCGAATTCTGCCAAAGAGATTGAACAGCAAATTGAAGAAGTAAATCCAAAGGCATTGCAAACAGAACACAATGCCGACGATGTGTTTGTATCACCAATTAAAGGTGAAATCAAGCCAATTACCGAAGTCCCGGACGCTGTATTCTCAGGGAAAATGATGGGTGACGGATTTGCGATTGTTCCCGCAGAAGGTATAGTTGTTTCTCCTGTAGACGGAAAGATTGTAAACTTATTCCCGACAAAACACGCCATTGGTTTACTTTCAGATTCAGGACGGGAAATTCTTATCCATTTCGGAATCGATACAGTGAACTTAAAAGGTGAAGGTTTTGAAGCGCTTGTTTCAGAAAATGACCGTGTTCAAAAGGGGCAACCATTATTAAAGGTTGATTTAGAACATATCAAAAATAATGCGAAATCAACGATCACTCCGATCGTCTTCACAAACCTTGCCGAGGGAGAAAAAATTGTTATTAATAAAACTGGAAATGTAGACCTTAATGAAGAGAACATCATTTTTATAAGTAAATAAAAATGAATTTCATTATACTATAATAGAATTAACCGGCTCCGGGCTTTTTTGTTCCTGGCGGCCGGTTTAATTTTTGCTTCAAATTCTTTGCTATTTCTATTTTTGATAGCGAAGCTCCGCCCCTTTTTCACAGAAAAAATAAAAAAAGAAGTTGACAGGGTTTCGGCACCGTGATATATTAATAAAGTCGCTTCTGAGCGATGAAAAAGAATTGTTCTTTGAAAACTGAACAAACAAAAGCGTCAACGTTAATTCTATTATTTATGAGCATATCTTACTCTTTTTTGGAGAGTTTGATCCTGGCTCAGGACGAACGCTGGCGGCGTGCCTAATACATGCAAGTCGAGCGGACCGATGGGAGCTTGCTCCCTGAAGTCAGCGGCGGACGGGTGAGTAACACGTGGGCAACCTGCCTGTAAGACCGGGATAACTTCGGGAAACCGGAGCTAATACCGGATAATCCTCTTTCCCGCATGGGAAAGAGCTGAAAGATGGCTTCGGCTATCACTTACAGATGGGCCCGCGGCGCATTAGCTAGTTGGTGAGGTAACGGCTCACCAAGGCGACGATGCGTAGCCGACCTGAGAGGGTGATCGGCCACACTGGGACTGAGACACGGCCCAGACTCCTACGGGAGGCAGCAGTAGGGAATCTTCCGCAATGGACGAAAGTCTGACGGAGCAACGCCGCGTGAGCGAAGAAGGCCTTCGGGTCGTAAAGCTCTGTTGTCAGGGAAGAACAAGTACCGTTCGAATAGGGCGGTGCCTTGACGGTACCTGACCAGAAAGCCACGGCTAACTACGTGCCAGCAGCCGCGGTAATACGTAGGTGGCAAGCGTTGTCCGGAATTATTGGGCGTAAAGCGCGCGCAGGCGGTTCCTTAAGTCTGATGTGAAAGCCCACGGCTCAACCGTGGAGGGTCATTGGAAACTGGGGAACTTGAGTGCAGAAGAGGAGAGCGGAATTCCACGTGTAGCGGTGAAATGCGTAGAGATGTGGAGGAACACCAGTGGCGAAGGCGGCTCTCTGGTCTGTAACTGACGCTGAGGCGCGAAAGCGTGGGGAGCGAACAGGATTAGATACCCTGGTAGTCCACGCCGTAAACGATGAGTGCTAAGTGTTAGAGGGTTTCCGCCCTTTAGTGCTGCAGCTAACGCATTAAGCACTCCGCCTGGGGAGTACGGCCGCAAGGCTGAAACTCAAAGGAATTGACGGGGGCCCGCACAAGCGGTGGAGCATGTGGTTTAATTCGAAGCAACGCGAAGAACCTTACCAGGTCTTGACATCCTCTGACAATCCTGGAGACAGGACGTTCCCCTTCGGGGGACAGAGTGACAGGTGGTGCATGGTTGTCGTCAGCTCGTGTCGTGAGATGTTGGGTTAAGTCCCGCAACGAGCGCAACCCTTGACCTTAGTTGCCAGCATTCAGTTGGGCACTCTAAGGTGACTGCCGGTGACAAACCGGAGGAAGGTGGGGATGACGTCAAATCATCATGCCCCTTATGACCTGGGCTACACACGTGCTACAATGGATGGTACAAAGGGCTGCGATGCCGCGAGGCTGAGCCAATCCCAAAAAACCATTCTCAGTTCGGATTGCAGGCTGCAACTCGCCTGCATGAAGCCGGAATCGCTAGTAATCGCGGATCAGCATGCCGCGGTGAATACGTTCCCGGGCCTTGTACACACCGCCCGTCACACCACGAGAGTCTGTAACACCCGAAGTCGGTGAGGTAACCGCAAGGAGCCAGCCGCCTAAGGTGGGACAGATGATTGGGGTGAAGTCGTAACAAGGTAGCCGTATCGGAAGGTGCGGCTGGATCACCTCCTTTCTAAGGATTATTCGAAAAGCAAAGGCGACTGGTTAGCCTCGACAAGCGCTGGAGCTTCTGGCGGAAAAGTCCAAAAGACTTTGACAGAAGAAGCGAAGCGACTCGAGAGGCTAGGAGCCGTAGCTAGACATTACAACAGAATAGTTGATCGCTTTTGTTTGTTTAGTTTTGAGGGAGCAATTCCTCAGAACTTCGTTCTTTGAAAACTAGATAATCGTATTGAAGAAGGCAAAAGAAGAACCGAGTATCGCCATTTTAGGTTTCAAACCTTGAAGGTTAAGTTAGAAAGGGCGCACGGTGGATGCCTTGGCACTAGGAGCCGATGAAGGACGGGACTAACACCGATATGCTTCGGGGAGCTGTAAGTAAGCGTTGATCCGGAGATTTCCGAATGGGGAAACCCCCTATCCGTAATGGGATAGGATCCTAGCCTGAATCCATAGGGTTAGGAGGGCAGACCCGGGGAACTGAAACATCTAAGTACCCGGAGGAAGAGAAAGCAAACGCGATTCCCTGAGTAGCGGCGAGCGAAACGGGAACAGCCCAAACCAGGAGGCTTGCCTCCTGGGGTTGTAGGACACTCAACATGGAGTTACAAAGGAACGGAGTAGAYGAAGAGGTCTGGAAAGGCCCGTCAGAGAAGGTAATAACCCTGTAGTCGAAACTTCGTTCCCTCCTGAGTGGATCCTGAGTACGGCGGGACACGTGAAATCCCGTCGGAAGCAGGGAGGACCATCTCCCAAGGCTAAATACTCCCTAGTGACCGATAGTGAACCAGTACCGTGAGGGAAAGGTGAAAAGCACCCCGGGAGGGGAGTGAAAGAGAACCTGAAACCGTGTGCCTACAAGTAGTCAGAGCCCATTCATGGGTGATGGCGTGCCTTTTG from Bacillus methanolicus MGA3 includes the following:
- the ptsG gene encoding glucose-specific PTS transporter subunit IIBC, with translation MFKKAFGVLQKVGKALMLPVALLPAAGILLALGSALRNPALLDLAPFLDNSGVDMVAAVMQKAGDIVFGNLPLLFAVGVAVGLAGGEGTAGLAAIIGYLIMNVTMGTVLGITAKDVNGLSYAYILGVPTLQTGVFGGIIVGIIAAALYNKFYEIELPSYLGFFAGKRFVPIITAGTAVILGLIMMVIWPPIQSGLNAFSQNMVHANLTLSAFIFGVVERSLIPFGLHHIFYSPFWYEFGEYVTKAGEVVRGDQRIFMAQISDNVQHLTAGTFMTGKFPFMMFGLPAAALAIYHEARPEKKAVVGGLMASAALTSFLTGITEPIEFSFLFVAPVLFGIHAIFAGLSFMIMHLLNVKIGMTFSGGLIDYILFGLINPQTHAWRVIPVGLVFAVIYYFGFRFAIRKFNLMTPGREPDEEEMEDSKGAAGDLAYNILAAMGGKENISHLDACITRLRVSVNDIKKVDKEQLKKLGAAGVLEVGNNIQAIFGPRSETIKGQMKDIMNGKKPRAVEPNSAKEIEQQIEEVNPKALQTEHNADDVFVSPIKGEIKPITEVPDAVFSGKMMGDGFAIVPAEGIVVSPVDGKIVNLFPTKHAIGLLSDSGREILIHFGIDTVNLKGEGFEALVSENDRVQKGQPLLKVDLEHIKNNAKSTITPIVFTNLAEGEKIVINKTGNVDLNEENIIFISK
- the glcT gene encoding glucose PTS transporter transcription antiterminator GlcT — encoded protein: MPSLVVKKVLNNNVIIAEHSAYGEVVVIGKGIGFNRKQKDLIEASAAEKLFVLRNEQEQKNYLKLLPFLKDDLQEVIISAIELIKARTDSSLNEHIHVALTDHLMFAINRITKGMEIRNPFLVETKALYPKAFGIAKEVIDLFTEKTGIQLPEGEVGFIALHIHSAVTNKDLFEVNQHSQLISKLINMIEEHLDCNIDKESTDYMRLIRHLRFAIERIKNGEKVEEPEKISLLLKQEYPICYNLAWKLIKVMQQTLKQPVFDAEAVYLTMHLQRLQKKIK
- a CDS encoding NCS2 family permease; this translates as MRKYFQFEELGTNYRREFLGGLTTFLAMAYILIVNPLVLTLADVKNFPDALRMDHGAVFVATALAAAVGSIIMGLVGKYPIALAPGMGLNAFFAYTVVLGHKVPWQHALGAVFISGMFFLLLTISGLREKIINAIPVDLKHAVGAGIGLFITFIGLRNAGVIVNNDATLVGLGDLSNANTLLAIFGLVITVIMMTRGINGAVFYGMIISVIIGMIFNLIEVPKHVVGAVPSLKPTFGAVFSSFNDPSFYTTTMIGIILTFLFVDFFDNAGTLVAVANQAGLMKDNKLPRAGRALFSDSIASIVGSILGTSTTTSYIESSAGVAAGAKTGFASLVTAGFFILSLFFFPVLSVVTPPVTAPALIIVGVLMCSSLGKIDWTRFEIAVPSFLTMIAMPLSYSIATGIAIGFIFYPITMMVKGRTKEIHPIMYVFFVIFVLYFMFLTE